In Paenibacillus guangzhouensis, a single window of DNA contains:
- a CDS encoding PHP domain-containing protein: MIDLHCHTKISDNSMTIEEVIGLAQKNGVEVLSINDHDTTLGLERAQHIGQELGVQIIPGIEISGYDFERSRRVHILGFHVKPGHAAISALCDPLIARRQAASRQMVEQLNEAGYGISWEQVERYAEGGTGVYKQHIMHALIDQGYTTTIYGELYRTLFARGGNGTAPGAAYIPLTYLDARDAVHAIREAGGVPVLAHPHQYDSWDMLPTLIDAGLVGIEVRHPTHREAEEKKAMEIAERYGLIPTGGSDFHGFYGETDLYTLGSKSPGMASVKRLAAYAGEYL; the protein is encoded by the coding sequence ATGATCGATTTGCATTGTCATACGAAAATCTCGGATAACTCGATGACGATCGAGGAAGTGATCGGGCTTGCACAGAAGAACGGGGTAGAGGTGTTGTCTATCAATGATCATGATACGACGCTTGGTCTTGAGCGCGCACAGCACATTGGGCAGGAACTTGGGGTGCAGATTATACCGGGGATCGAAATTTCTGGGTATGACTTCGAACGCAGCCGTCGTGTGCACATTCTCGGCTTCCATGTGAAGCCGGGACATGCAGCAATATCCGCATTGTGCGATCCGTTGATTGCAAGACGGCAGGCTGCATCCCGTCAGATGGTGGAGCAGTTGAACGAAGCGGGCTACGGGATTTCGTGGGAGCAGGTTGAGCGATATGCCGAAGGCGGTACAGGGGTCTACAAACAACATATTATGCATGCACTTATAGATCAAGGCTATACAACAACGATTTATGGCGAGCTGTACCGTACCTTGTTCGCACGCGGTGGGAATGGAACGGCACCAGGTGCTGCGTATATTCCGCTGACTTATCTCGACGCTCGCGATGCGGTGCACGCGATTCGTGAGGCTGGCGGCGTGCCGGTGTTAGCGCATCCGCATCAATATGACAGCTGGGACATGCTTCCCACGCTCATCGATGCAGGGCTTGTTGGTATTGAAGTTCGACACCCGACGCATCGTGAGGCCGAGGAGAAGAAGGCGATGGAGATTGCGGAGCGCTATGGATTGATTCCGACGGGGGGCAGTGATTTTCACGGCTTCTACGGGGAGACCGATCTGTACACCCTCGGCAGCAAGAGCCCAGGCATGGCGAGTGTGAAACGTCTTGCGGCCTATGCCGGCGAATATTTATAA